In a single window of the Paenibacillus sp. MMS20-IR301 genome:
- a CDS encoding GGDEF domain-containing protein, whose product MRLRDFMGPSDTSAYRQGKWIKRFIYTYWLVIALHALAQLAAYFFTTYPMEPKAFYLGVLTYPTLLMAVVVGVVQFMDYAVPKHSFMMLFVAGTIIAMVIIHLNMDIRIIGALMLLPIIASAIFFRLDLTLFASVLQVVAFVILYYGDATFKYYLTDFDLIAIPLFLLVSMLVVGIIIINGRELVSDLEATLTAKQDLMIENAVIRKLSTTDALTGLYNHISFHEFYEKALEYGSKGAPFHLALIDIDNFKQINDKYGHRTGDLVLARVARVIREYISPADIAARYGGEEFAILLFEKGFEEAFVLMDWIRQQLSETFHEEMEGTAVTVSIGLKSYSEGTTKERLFEDVDNLLYTAKHSGKNKTLTPHGPLIVL is encoded by the coding sequence TTGAGATTAAGAGATTTCATGGGGCCGTCGGATACCTCTGCCTACCGGCAGGGGAAGTGGATTAAGCGGTTTATATATACGTATTGGCTCGTGATTGCTCTGCATGCTCTGGCGCAGCTCGCGGCCTATTTTTTTACGACCTATCCGATGGAGCCTAAGGCGTTTTATTTGGGGGTATTGACCTATCCGACACTGTTGATGGCGGTTGTGGTCGGGGTGGTCCAGTTTATGGATTACGCTGTGCCTAAACATTCTTTTATGATGCTGTTTGTGGCGGGGACCATTATTGCGATGGTCATTATTCATCTGAATATGGATATCCGGATTATCGGGGCGCTGATGCTGCTGCCGATTATTGCTTCGGCGATTTTTTTCAGGCTGGATCTAACCTTGTTCGCTTCTGTGCTGCAGGTGGTTGCCTTTGTGATTCTGTATTATGGAGATGCTACATTTAAATATTATTTAACTGATTTCGACTTGATCGCTATTCCGCTCTTTCTGCTGGTCAGCATGCTGGTTGTCGGCATCATTATTATTAACGGGCGTGAGCTGGTGAGTGATCTGGAGGCGACGCTGACGGCTAAGCAGGATCTGATGATTGAGAATGCGGTGATCCGCAAGCTGTCCACTACCGATGCGCTGACGGGGCTGTACAATCATATTTCTTTTCACGAGTTTTATGAAAAAGCGCTGGAATACGGCAGCAAGGGTGCCCCGTTCCATCTCGCGCTGATTGATATCGATAACTTCAAGCAGATTAATGATAAATACGGGCATCGCACCGGAGATCTTGTGCTGGCACGGGTGGCGCGGGTGATCCGCGAATACATTTCACCTGCGGATATTGCCGCCCGCTACGGCGGTGAGGAGTTTGCCATCCTCTTATTCGAGAAGGGCTTCGAGGAAGCCTTCGTGCTGATGGACTGGATCCGCCAGCAGCTGTCGGAGACGTTCCATGAGGAGATGGAGGGCACTGCGGTCACGGTCAGCATTGGACTCAAAAGCTATTCCGAAGGGACCACCAAGGAAAGGCTGTTTGAGGATGTCGACAATCTGCTCTATACGGCCAAGCATTCCGGCAAGAACAAGACACTTACGCCGCACGGCCCGCTAATTGTACTATAA
- a CDS encoding YbaK/EbsC family protein has product MNNLKSILQEKEVQYEIIHHEKQIRTAQEGADYFGIEIGQTAPTLILKSEKGYFAMIVSGNRGRVNLEEVTGLLACNQLKMATPKEVQQITGYTVGSVPLVLSLPCIVDRGLFHYPFVYGGTGEPASTLKIAPNDLKKLNQIVAFWD; this is encoded by the coding sequence ATGAATAATCTAAAATCGATTTTGCAAGAAAAAGAGGTGCAATATGAGATTATTCATCATGAAAAACAGATTCGTACAGCCCAGGAAGGCGCAGATTATTTTGGAATTGAAATAGGTCAAACAGCACCTACGTTAATTCTCAAGTCAGAAAAAGGATATTTTGCAATGATTGTTTCTGGAAATCGTGGGCGTGTAAATTTAGAAGAAGTGACAGGCCTTTTAGCATGCAACCAGTTGAAAATGGCAACCCCAAAAGAAGTACAGCAAATAACCGGATATACTGTTGGTAGTGTCCCCTTAGTGCTTTCTTTGCCTTGTATCGTAGATAGGGGGCTTTTTCATTATCCATTTGTTTACGGAGGTACGGGAGAACCAGCATCGACATTGAAAATTGCCCCAAATGATTTAAAAAAACTAAATCAAATTGTCGCTTTTTGGGATTGA
- a CDS encoding hydrolase/acyltransferase — translation MPKMRYVILQQDQELQFVEMPEEYAYQLSALNLRLNKEIDKLTAENVPGLPRAIAECDSLELLREEHKLESGLAYINRLENAFASIQETEYPLISLLTEIRALQAQLEQWYEEEEEGVL, via the coding sequence ATGCCGAAAATGCGGTATGTAATCTTGCAGCAGGATCAGGAACTGCAATTCGTGGAGATGCCTGAAGAGTATGCTTATCAGCTGAGCGCGCTCAATCTTCGCCTGAACAAAGAGATCGACAAGCTGACAGCAGAGAATGTTCCCGGGCTGCCGCGGGCAATTGCCGAATGTGATTCCCTGGAGCTGCTGCGTGAGGAGCACAAGCTGGAATCGGGGCTGGCGTACATTAACCGGCTGGAGAACGCTTTTGCCTCTATTCAAGAGACGGAGTATCCGCTGATCTCGCTGCTGACGGAAATCCGGGCGCTGCAGGCCCAGCTCGAACAATGGTATGAGGAAGAAGAGGAAGGCGTGCTCTAG
- a CDS encoding CGNR zinc finger domain-containing protein: MLWADFINSYWRDWRTGDRSKDRDKLDEPEWLAEWLEKQQLPAALPVMPAELEQLKQLRGWLWEEVQQLVQGETPDAACWEQLNQYLAEGPVIRRLIPQDGGQAELTLQPLQSHWQQIMAEISASFAAALLEKDYARFRICGNPDCLWVYYDDTRNRSKRYCDDKLCGNLMKVRRFRARKKAAEADDS; the protein is encoded by the coding sequence TTGCTGTGGGCGGATTTCATTAACAGCTATTGGCGGGACTGGCGGACAGGTGACCGGAGCAAGGACCGGGACAAGCTGGACGAACCGGAGTGGCTGGCGGAATGGCTGGAGAAGCAGCAGCTCCCCGCTGCCTTGCCGGTGATGCCGGCGGAGCTGGAGCAGCTGAAGCAGCTGCGCGGCTGGTTATGGGAGGAAGTACAGCAGTTGGTGCAGGGAGAGACGCCTGACGCCGCTTGTTGGGAACAGCTCAATCAATATCTGGCCGAAGGACCGGTGATCCGGCGGCTGATTCCGCAGGACGGGGGACAAGCTGAGCTGACGCTACAGCCGCTGCAGAGCCATTGGCAGCAGATTATGGCGGAGATCTCCGCTTCTTTTGCCGCTGCCCTGCTGGAGAAGGACTACGCACGGTTCCGGATATGCGGGAACCCCGACTGTCTCTGGGTCTATTATGATGATACCCGCAACCGCTCGAAGCGCTACTGCGACGATAAGCTCTGCGGTAACCTGATGAAGGTCCGGCGGTTCCGGGCACGCAAAAAGGCTGCCGAAGCGGACGATTCGTAG
- the cmpA gene encoding cortex morphogenetic protein CmpA codes for MPQWLCQQLMKAYLKKDRRQIKLLNECWFFYRNSAERRDIVQKDV; via the coding sequence TTGCCGCAGTGGCTTTGCCAACAGCTCATGAAAGCTTACCTTAAGAAAGACCGCCGTCAGATTAAGCTGCTGAATGAATGCTGGTTTTTCTACCGTAACTCTGCCGAACGCCGCGATATCGTCCAGAAGGATGTATAG
- a CDS encoding DinB family protein — MQNKISDVLLENWDYVMDVEDWAPPLKDALEGVNSEQASWKPQGAAGNSIWETVNHLTYYKERLLRKLKGMEKLPDLDSNDATFTVTESGEEAWDAAVAKLKTVHAGLREIIEALEEGAYDWGGSGHAPGEEVMSLILHDSYHTGQIVLLRKLQGSWPGQRSFG, encoded by the coding sequence ATGCAAAATAAGATTAGCGACGTTCTGCTGGAGAACTGGGATTATGTCATGGATGTTGAGGATTGGGCACCGCCGCTTAAGGATGCGCTGGAAGGTGTGAACAGTGAGCAGGCCAGCTGGAAGCCCCAGGGTGCAGCCGGTAATTCCATCTGGGAGACAGTCAACCATCTGACTTATTATAAGGAACGGCTGCTGCGCAAGCTGAAGGGAATGGAGAAGCTGCCTGACCTGGACAGCAATGATGCTACCTTCACGGTGACGGAGAGCGGGGAAGAGGCGTGGGACGCGGCAGTAGCCAAGCTGAAGACGGTGCATGCCGGACTGCGCGAGATCATTGAAGCCCTTGAAGAAGGCGCTTATGACTGGGGCGGCTCCGGGCATGCCCCGGGCGAAGAGGTCATGAGTCTGATTCTGCATGATTCCTACCATACCGGACAGATTGTGCTGCTCCGCAAGCTGCAGGGCTCCTGGCCGGGCCAGCGCAGCTTCGGCTAG
- a CDS encoding S-layer homology domain-containing protein: MKPTNLMKRAQKMSIACGILAASLSFGASAFAFSDLSGNPAETKINALHNAGVINGITSDLFAPNAKVTLAQGVQFLVKGLALAPQTDTGSSSSSASSFFDNVKDNAWYASSFLTAKQSGLTLAKNADPNAAMTRAEFAHLLTEALQSKGDFPVTKMYVMVEDGDKLSSEVMNSMQILLNTKIITLDNGKFRPADIITRSEAAVMVHDAAEFAARVINQNDTGIEPSEPEPVPANNYISDVVLEKVAEGVNKATITVDNLPNPGYGLAVERIDFTSGSKAVIYFKVTLPDPDMMYPQVITKGTVVTYLPEGYTATAEPVMGSRWLQPATDIQ; the protein is encoded by the coding sequence ATGAAACCAACTAACCTAATGAAGCGCGCGCAAAAAATGAGCATCGCGTGCGGAATCCTGGCTGCCAGCTTATCCTTCGGGGCATCTGCTTTTGCCTTCTCCGATCTGAGCGGCAACCCTGCCGAAACCAAAATCAATGCATTGCATAATGCAGGTGTGATCAACGGAATAACAAGCGATCTGTTCGCTCCGAATGCTAAAGTAACCCTTGCGCAAGGGGTTCAATTCCTCGTCAAAGGACTGGCGCTTGCACCCCAGACGGATACGGGCAGCAGCTCTTCATCCGCCAGCAGTTTTTTTGATAATGTAAAAGATAATGCCTGGTACGCTTCCTCATTTCTCACTGCCAAGCAGAGCGGCTTGACCCTGGCGAAAAACGCTGATCCTAATGCAGCGATGACCCGTGCAGAGTTTGCACATCTGCTGACGGAAGCCTTGCAGAGCAAGGGTGATTTTCCGGTTACCAAAATGTATGTAATGGTCGAAGACGGCGATAAGCTCTCTTCAGAGGTCATGAACAGTATGCAGATCTTGCTGAATACAAAAATTATTACGCTGGATAACGGAAAATTCCGTCCGGCAGACATCATCACCCGCTCCGAAGCTGCTGTTATGGTACATGATGCCGCTGAGTTTGCGGCGCGGGTAATCAACCAGAACGATACAGGAATTGAACCTTCTGAGCCGGAGCCGGTTCCGGCCAATAACTACATTTCGGATGTAGTCCTGGAAAAAGTGGCTGAAGGCGTCAATAAAGCTACGATCACCGTCGACAATCTGCCTAACCCCGGCTACGGCCTGGCGGTAGAGCGGATCGATTTCACCAGCGGAAGCAAAGCAGTGATCTACTTCAAAGTGACCCTGCCCGACCCGGATATGATGTATCCGCAGGTTATTACCAAAGGGACAGTGGTAACTTATCTGCCGGAAGGCTACACTGCTACAGCAGAGCCTGTAATGGGTTCGCGGTGGCTGCAGCCGGCAACCGATATTCAGTAA